A region of Thermobifida halotolerans DNA encodes the following proteins:
- a CDS encoding thioesterase family protein codes for MSEPAEAFYLPRGDGRYEPTRATESPWDADSQHGGPPTALLGHLLDSAAGPDMRLARISADFLGAIPRRGFRVEVAPVRPGRRIALFEARMVFDGRPAVVARAWAIATGPTPPATGRQARPPALPGPEQDTVLGLTDWGYGEAVEWRYTRGGHGENSGEADVWTRVRIPLIEGEKLTALARTLVVADSANGLSAALPAEEWLFIPPSMTTTLARFPEADWVHMSCRSHLSADGLGVSHATLCDPDGYLGEVSQPLLVRGR; via the coding sequence ATGAGTGAACCGGCGGAAGCCTTCTACCTGCCCCGCGGCGACGGCCGCTACGAACCGACCCGCGCCACCGAGAGCCCCTGGGACGCGGACTCCCAGCACGGCGGCCCGCCCACGGCACTGCTGGGGCACCTCCTCGACAGCGCCGCCGGTCCGGACATGCGCCTGGCCCGGATCTCCGCGGACTTCCTCGGAGCCATCCCGCGCCGCGGCTTCCGCGTCGAGGTGGCCCCGGTGCGCCCGGGAAGGCGGATCGCCCTGTTCGAGGCGCGGATGGTCTTCGACGGCCGTCCGGCGGTGGTCGCGCGTGCCTGGGCGATCGCGACCGGCCCGACGCCGCCGGCCACCGGCCGGCAGGCCAGGCCGCCCGCCCTGCCCGGTCCCGAACAGGACACGGTGCTCGGCCTGACCGACTGGGGTTACGGCGAGGCCGTCGAGTGGCGCTACACCCGCGGCGGCCACGGGGAGAACTCCGGTGAGGCGGACGTGTGGACGAGGGTGCGCATTCCCCTGATCGAGGGGGAGAAGCTCACCGCCCTGGCTCGCACGCTGGTCGTCGCCGACTCCGCCAACGGCCTGTCCGCCGCCCTGCCCGCGGAGGAGTGGCTGTTCATCCCGCCGTCCATGACCACCACCCTGGCGCGCTTCCCCGAGGCCGACTGGGTGCACATGTCCTGCCGCTCCCACCTGTCCGCCGACGGACTCGGCGTCTCCCACGCCACCCTGTGCGACCCCGACGGCTACCTCGGTGAGGTCAGCCAGCCGCTGCTGGTACGCGGACGCTGA
- a CDS encoding winged helix DNA-binding domain-containing protein, whose amino-acid sequence MPILTADAARRLRAAAQRLLGERDRDPLQALDRVFAVQAQDATAAALGLRVRTTGARLGDVVRAVGTDRTIVRGWFLRGTLHIVPAADVRWLLALLGPVFLAASRRRYAELGFDDALLARADALVLDAVSEGPLTRAELTERLAAIGVPATGQAAFHLIRRSALAGRICYGPSRGGEPAFVALDDWVPGTGPGWSREESAAHLARRYLAAHAPATAADFASWSGLPAPVARVAWQSLDTVEVTVDGQPYALPVERAAGTAAAEDDGPGDLRLLPAYDNYLVGYRDRALSVPPEHERAVWPGGGQIRPTVIVDGRAVATWRRTGETVEITPFDGPPEPLRKAAEAEAADVTRFLVG is encoded by the coding sequence ATGCCGATCCTCACCGCCGACGCCGCCCGCAGGCTGCGCGCCGCCGCCCAACGCCTCCTCGGAGAACGCGACCGCGACCCCCTCCAGGCCCTCGACCGGGTCTTCGCGGTGCAGGCGCAGGACGCCACCGCCGCCGCGCTGGGTCTGCGCGTCCGCACCACCGGCGCCCGCCTCGGCGACGTCGTCCGCGCCGTCGGGACCGACCGCACGATCGTGCGCGGCTGGTTCCTGCGCGGCACCCTGCACATCGTCCCCGCCGCCGACGTGCGGTGGCTGCTCGCCCTGCTCGGACCGGTGTTCCTCGCGGCCAGCCGCCGCCGCTACGCCGAACTCGGTTTCGACGACGCCCTGCTGGCCCGCGCCGACGCCCTCGTCCTCGACGCGGTCAGCGAGGGTCCGCTCACCCGCGCCGAACTGACCGAACGCCTCGCCGCCATCGGGGTGCCCGCCACCGGGCAGGCCGCCTTCCACCTGATCCGGCGCAGCGCGCTGGCCGGGCGGATCTGCTACGGGCCGTCGCGCGGCGGCGAACCCGCGTTCGTCGCCCTGGACGACTGGGTTCCCGGAACCGGACCCGGGTGGAGCCGGGAGGAGTCGGCGGCGCACCTGGCCCGCCGCTACCTCGCGGCCCACGCCCCGGCGACCGCCGCCGACTTCGCGTCCTGGTCGGGGCTGCCCGCCCCCGTCGCCAGGGTCGCGTGGCAGAGCCTCGACACCGTCGAGGTCACCGTCGACGGGCAACCGTACGCGCTGCCCGTCGAACGGGCCGCCGGGACCGCGGCGGCCGAGGACGACGGCCCCGGTGACCTGCGGCTGCTGCCCGCCTACGACAACTACCTGGTCGGCTACCGCGACCGGGCGCTGTCCGTGCCGCCCGAGCACGAGCGGGCCGTGTGGCCCGGCGGAGGGCAGATCCGCCCCACCGTCATCGTGGACGGCCGCGCCGTCGCGACGTGGCGGCGCACCGGAGAAACGGTGGAGATCACCCCCTTCGACGGGCCGCCCGAACCCCTGCGGAAGGCCGCCGAGGCCGAGGCGGCCGACGTCACGCGCTTCCTCGTGGGATGA
- a CDS encoding acetate/propionate family kinase gives MRILVVNTGSTSVKLRLLDSDDTLLERRDFDVVDGRLPADDVAEALRGFGGVDAVGHRVVHGGTAYRSAVRIDDKVRRRLRSLVELAPLHQPQALSAIDVLGELLPDVPHVACFDTTFHSDLPEAAATYALPASWRDRYTLRRYGFHGLSHAYAARRSADLVGGDPGRVVVAHLGAGASLSAVRGGRCVDTTMGFTPLEGLVMATRPGDVDPGLVLWLLREGRLTYEELDLGLTHRSGLAGLAGTPDMREVVARADAGDADARLAVDVYLYRLRGKVAAMAAALDGLDTLVFTGGVGEHQPLVRSGAVGGLGFLGVRLDEAANAEAEPDAELTGPGSRVRVFVITAREDLQIAGETREALA, from the coding sequence ATGCGGATCCTTGTTGTCAACACCGGGTCCACCAGCGTCAAACTGCGGCTGCTGGACTCCGACGACACGCTGCTGGAGCGGCGCGACTTCGACGTCGTCGACGGCCGTCTGCCCGCCGACGACGTCGCCGAGGCGCTGCGCGGGTTCGGCGGGGTCGACGCGGTGGGGCACCGGGTGGTGCACGGCGGCACGGCCTACCGGTCGGCGGTGCGTATTGACGACAAGGTGCGCCGGAGGCTGCGGTCCCTGGTGGAGTTGGCGCCGCTGCACCAGCCGCAGGCGCTGTCGGCGATCGACGTGCTCGGTGAGCTGCTGCCGGACGTGCCGCACGTGGCCTGCTTCGACACCACGTTCCACAGCGACCTGCCGGAGGCGGCGGCCACCTACGCGCTGCCCGCCTCGTGGCGTGACCGGTACACGCTGCGCCGCTACGGCTTCCACGGGCTGTCGCACGCCTATGCGGCCCGTCGCTCCGCCGACCTGGTGGGCGGCGACCCGGGCCGGGTGGTGGTCGCCCACCTGGGCGCGGGCGCGTCGCTGTCGGCGGTGCGTGGCGGGCGCTGCGTGGACACCACCATGGGCTTCACGCCGTTGGAGGGCCTGGTGATGGCGACCCGGCCGGGGGATGTGGACCCGGGCCTGGTGCTGTGGCTGCTGCGGGAGGGACGGCTCACCTACGAGGAGTTGGACCTCGGCCTGACGCACCGCAGCGGCCTGGCCGGTCTGGCGGGCACCCCCGACATGCGCGAGGTGGTGGCGCGGGCCGACGCGGGCGACGCGGACGCGCGGTTGGCCGTGGACGTGTACCTGTACCGGCTGCGCGGCAAGGTCGCGGCGATGGCCGCCGCCCTGGACGGGCTGGACACCCTGGTCTTCACCGGGGGAGTGGGCGAACACCAGCCCCTGGTGCGGTCGGGCGCGGTCGGCGGGCTCGGTTTCCTGGGGGTGCGTCTGGACGAGGCGGCCAACGCCGAGGCCGAACCGGACGCGGAGCTGACCGGTCCGGGCTCGCGGGTGCGCGTGTTCGTGATCACCGCACGGGAGGACCTCCAGATCGCGGGGGAGACCCGGGAGGCACTGGCCTGA
- a CDS encoding phosphoketolase family protein, with amino-acid sequence MTATESVPRQALTATELQEIDRYWRAANYLSVGQIYLMDNPLLREPLAPEHIKPRLLGHWGTTPGLNFIYAHLNHQVRRRGTEMVWIIGPGHGGPAAVATAWLDGVYSETYPDVGLDAKGMRKLFRQFSFPGGVPSHAAPETPGSIHEGGELGYALSHAFGAAFDNPDLVVATVIGDGEAETGALSGSWQSARFLNPVRDGAVLPILHLNGYKIAGPTVLARIPEDDLLAQMRGHGYEPHVVAGDDPDTVHQQMAGVLDTCLERIDAIRFRARHGDGTAEDVRWPMIIMRTPKGWTGPETVDGMQVENTWRSHQVPLTETRDNPDHLRSLEEWLRSYRPDELFDADGAPRSETTAVVPSRERRISGSPHANGGLLLTDLILPDFRDYAVEVERPGEKKSEATRVLGGFLRDVVAANPRTFRIMGPDETQSNRLGAVFEATDRTWNTGRLPVDRQLSPDGRVMEVLSEQLCQGWLEGYLLTGRHGLFNSYEAFIHIVDSMVNQHAKWLKASGALPWRRPIASLNYLLSSHVWRQDHNGFSHQDPGFIDHVINKKPEIVRIYLPPDSNTLLSTMDHCLRSRNYINVITAGKQPQLTYLTMDQAIAHCTRGAGIWEWAGTEDGEEPDVVLACAGDVPTLETLAAADLLRRHLPELRVRVVNVVDLMRLSNEGEHPHAMPDSEYDMLFTRDKPVIFAFHGYPWLIHRLTYRRTGHAKLHVRGYKEEGTTTTPFDMVMLNDLDRFHLVMDVIDRVPGLGVRAAGLRQRMQDERLRCREYTRKYGEDAPEIRDWVWEH; translated from the coding sequence ATGACCGCGACAGAGTCCGTTCCCAGACAGGCGCTCACCGCCACCGAACTCCAGGAGATCGACCGGTACTGGCGAGCCGCGAACTACCTGTCCGTCGGCCAGATCTACCTGATGGACAACCCGCTGCTGCGCGAACCGCTCGCTCCCGAGCACATCAAGCCGCGGCTGCTCGGCCACTGGGGCACCACGCCCGGCCTCAACTTCATCTACGCGCACCTCAACCACCAGGTCCGCCGCCGCGGCACCGAGATGGTGTGGATCATCGGTCCCGGACACGGCGGACCCGCGGCCGTGGCCACGGCGTGGCTGGACGGCGTCTACTCCGAGACCTATCCCGACGTCGGTCTGGACGCCAAGGGCATGCGCAAGCTGTTCCGCCAGTTCTCCTTCCCCGGCGGGGTGCCCAGCCACGCGGCGCCGGAGACGCCCGGCTCCATCCACGAGGGCGGCGAACTCGGCTACGCGCTCTCCCACGCCTTCGGCGCGGCCTTCGACAACCCCGACCTGGTGGTCGCCACCGTCATCGGCGACGGCGAGGCCGAGACCGGGGCGCTCTCCGGAAGCTGGCAGTCGGCCCGCTTCCTCAACCCGGTGCGCGACGGCGCGGTCCTGCCGATCCTGCACCTCAACGGCTACAAGATCGCCGGACCGACCGTGCTGGCCCGCATCCCCGAGGACGACCTGCTGGCCCAGATGCGCGGCCACGGCTACGAACCGCACGTGGTCGCGGGTGACGACCCGGACACCGTCCACCAGCAGATGGCCGGAGTTCTGGACACCTGCCTGGAACGCATCGACGCGATCCGGTTCCGCGCCCGCCACGGCGACGGCACCGCCGAGGACGTGCGCTGGCCGATGATCATCATGCGCACTCCCAAGGGCTGGACCGGCCCCGAGACCGTGGACGGCATGCAGGTGGAGAACACCTGGCGCTCCCACCAGGTGCCGCTCACCGAGACCCGGGACAACCCCGACCACCTGCGGAGCCTGGAGGAGTGGCTGCGCAGCTACCGGCCCGACGAACTGTTCGACGCCGACGGCGCGCCCCGGTCCGAGACGACCGCCGTGGTGCCCAGCAGGGAGCGCCGTATCAGCGGCAGTCCGCACGCCAACGGCGGACTGCTGCTCACCGACCTCATCCTGCCCGACTTCCGCGACTACGCCGTGGAGGTCGAACGGCCCGGCGAGAAGAAGTCCGAGGCGACCCGGGTCCTCGGCGGCTTCCTGCGCGACGTCGTGGCCGCCAACCCGCGCACCTTCCGGATCATGGGCCCCGACGAGACCCAGTCCAACCGGCTCGGCGCGGTCTTCGAGGCCACCGACCGGACCTGGAACACCGGCCGCCTGCCCGTGGACCGGCAGCTCTCCCCCGACGGGCGGGTCATGGAGGTCCTCAGCGAGCAGTTGTGCCAGGGCTGGCTGGAGGGCTACCTGCTGACCGGGCGGCACGGCCTGTTCAACTCCTACGAGGCGTTCATCCACATCGTGGACTCGATGGTCAACCAGCACGCCAAGTGGTTGAAGGCCAGCGGCGCCCTGCCGTGGCGGCGGCCCATCGCCTCGCTGAACTACCTGCTCAGCTCGCACGTGTGGCGGCAGGACCACAACGGGTTCAGCCACCAGGACCCCGGTTTCATCGACCACGTCATCAACAAGAAACCGGAGATCGTCCGGATCTACCTGCCGCCGGACAGCAACACCCTGCTGTCCACCATGGACCACTGCCTGCGCTCCCGCAACTACATCAACGTGATCACGGCGGGCAAGCAGCCGCAGTTGACCTACCTGACCATGGACCAGGCCATCGCCCACTGCACGCGCGGTGCGGGCATCTGGGAGTGGGCGGGCACCGAGGACGGCGAGGAGCCCGACGTGGTACTGGCCTGCGCGGGCGACGTGCCGACCCTGGAGACGCTGGCAGCCGCCGACCTGCTCCGCCGCCACCTGCCGGAGTTGCGGGTGCGCGTGGTCAACGTCGTCGACCTGATGCGGTTGAGCAACGAGGGCGAGCATCCGCACGCCATGCCCGACAGCGAGTACGACATGCTGTTCACCCGCGACAAGCCGGTCATCTTCGCGTTCCACGGCTACCCGTGGCTGATCCACCGGCTCACCTACCGCCGTACCGGGCACGCCAAGCTGCACGTGCGTGGCTACAAGGAGGAGGGCACCACGACCACCCCGTTCGACATGGTGATGCTCAACGACCTGGACCGCTTCCACCTGGTCATGGACGTGATCGACCGGGTGCCGGGGCTGGGCGTGCGCGCGGCGGGGCTGCGCCAGCGCATGCAGGACGAGCGGTTGCGCTGCCGCGAGTACACCCGCAAGTACGGCGAGGACGCCCCCGAGATCCGCGACTGGGTGTGGGAGCACTGA
- a CDS encoding SDR family oxidoreductase: MERDDPIPVAHPSTEELARDPLPLRGRVALVTGVSRREGIGFAVARRLAAHGASVFCHHYRPHDEEQPWGPDDVASVLAGVRAALAGPGARVADVSADMADPDAPRQVMAAAVAEFGHVDILVANHARSGGDGRLPEVDAAMLDAHWAVNTRSALLLAGEFAARHDGREGGRVIFMTSGQVRGPMPDQICYAAAKGALAAITPSVAAELARRGITVNTVNPGPVQTGYMTRELVELLLPMLPFGRYGFPDDPARLIAWLVTDEARWITGQVISSEGGFTW, encoded by the coding sequence ATGGAACGAGACGATCCGATTCCGGTGGCGCACCCCTCGACCGAGGAGCTGGCCCGTGACCCGCTGCCGCTGCGCGGACGGGTCGCCCTGGTCACCGGGGTGAGCAGGCGGGAGGGCATCGGGTTCGCGGTGGCGCGGCGGCTGGCCGCCCACGGGGCGAGCGTGTTCTGCCACCACTACCGGCCGCACGACGAGGAGCAGCCGTGGGGCCCCGACGACGTGGCCTCCGTGCTGGCGGGGGTGCGTGCGGCGCTGGCCGGTCCGGGGGCGCGGGTGGCCGACGTGTCCGCGGACATGGCCGATCCGGACGCGCCCCGACAGGTCATGGCCGCGGCGGTCGCCGAGTTCGGGCACGTGGACATCCTGGTGGCCAACCACGCGCGCAGCGGCGGCGACGGCCGACTGCCCGAGGTGGACGCGGCGATGCTGGACGCGCACTGGGCCGTGAACACCCGTTCCGCGCTGCTGCTGGCCGGGGAGTTCGCCGCCCGGCACGACGGCCGCGAGGGAGGGCGGGTGATCTTCATGACCTCCGGGCAGGTGCGGGGGCCGATGCCGGACCAGATCTGCTACGCCGCCGCCAAGGGCGCGCTGGCCGCGATCACACCGAGCGTCGCCGCGGAGTTGGCCCGCCGCGGCATCACGGTGAACACGGTCAACCCGGGCCCGGTGCAGACCGGGTACATGACGCGGGAACTGGTCGAACTGCTGCTGCCGATGCTGCCGTTCGGCCGCTACGGCTTCCCCGACGACCCGGCGCGGCTCATCGCCTGGCTGGTCACCGACGAGGCGCGGTGGATCACCGGCCAGGTCATCAGCAGCGAGGGGGGATTCACCTGGTGA
- a CDS encoding aldehyde dehydrogenase family protein has product MTEFTGDPATRATVAASPDGASARSAPGDSYPVTSSDGTPLGHVPRASQEDAHEAVRAARTAFGGWAEHAADRRARSLVRVAEALRDRHARLVQEVVDADGVAPDLAERLVTTAADRWTHYADRIIGGACDGKAPVGVVAIVAPPFGPLLGLVSLLAPVVAGGNTAVVVASERAPLPALTLAEALAEAELPDGVVGILTGRTAELAPLLTAHADVDAVDLTGAGESAAALASDSTAAAKRVLRPEGRVDWFADPGTARVTAFLREAAS; this is encoded by the coding sequence ATGACCGAGTTCACAGGCGACCCGGCGACGCGTGCGACCGTGGCCGCCTCCCCGGACGGCGCGTCCGCACGGTCGGCCCCCGGTGACAGCTACCCGGTGACCTCGTCGGACGGAACCCCGCTGGGCCACGTGCCCCGAGCGTCGCAGGAGGACGCCCACGAGGCGGTGCGCGCGGCGCGCACCGCCTTCGGCGGTTGGGCGGAGCACGCCGCCGACCGGCGGGCACGGTCCCTGGTCCGGGTGGCCGAGGCGCTGCGGGACCGGCACGCCCGACTCGTCCAGGAGGTCGTCGACGCCGACGGGGTCGCTCCCGACCTGGCCGAACGGCTGGTGACCACGGCCGCCGACCGGTGGACCCACTACGCGGACCGGATCATCGGGGGAGCGTGCGACGGGAAGGCGCCCGTCGGTGTCGTCGCGATCGTCGCGCCGCCGTTCGGGCCGCTGCTGGGACTGGTGTCGCTGCTCGCCCCGGTGGTCGCGGGCGGCAACACGGCGGTGGTGGTGGCCAGCGAACGCGCACCGCTTCCCGCGCTCACCCTCGCCGAGGCGCTCGCCGAGGCGGAACTGCCGGACGGCGTGGTGGGCATCCTGACCGGGCGTACAGCCGAACTCGCCCCGCTGCTGACCGCGCACGCCGACGTCGACGCCGTCGACCTGACCGGCGCGGGCGAGTCGGCCGCCGCACTCGCGTCGGACAGCACCGCGGCGGCCAAGCGGGTGCTGCGTCCCGAGGGCCGCGTCGACTGGTTCGCCGATCCGGGCACCGCCCGCGTCACCGCGTTCCTCCGGGAGGCGGCCTCCTGA
- a CDS encoding GlsB/YeaQ/YmgE family stress response membrane protein, whose protein sequence is MEIGGGFFGTIISALVVGLIVGALGRLIVPGKQDMPIWLTIVIGIIAALLGTAIMASFTGSFWLILIVQVLLAAAGVYLVSMMRGRRRRQTPV, encoded by the coding sequence ATGGAGATCGGCGGTGGATTCTTCGGCACCATCATCAGTGCCCTCGTCGTCGGCCTGATCGTCGGTGCGCTCGGACGGCTCATCGTCCCGGGCAAGCAGGACATGCCCATCTGGTTGACGATTGTCATCGGCATCATCGCAGCCCTGCTCGGAACCGCGATCATGGCGAGCTTCACCGGTTCCTTCTGGCTGATCCTGATCGTGCAGGTGCTCCTGGCAGCGGCCGGCGTCTACCTCGTCTCGATGATGCGCGGCAGGCGGCGTCGGCAGACCCCCGTCTGA
- a CDS encoding collagen-binding domain-containing protein — protein sequence MSLFLSPGRRNGLSRSRGAAAVSASTAALLAFGFCAAPAALAAPITVNPVSGNHGFLVMTEAEAMLANGRSEGPVAVGGDLEFMDYSVATATAGSFVAPGDDQPSALVVGGTVGTALSGGDLEVRNGGYVKIGDLGDATVETIDTHTAISLTGEGSARITLTTQQPQESVQGSPIDFAAAFAEYRTRSAALASCESTVVPIDTDGGEPFGDFPMAERTARIVLEQGRQNVWNVSAEDLSSLMGIEFGDVTPSADTPLVINVLLPEGSEEDASFLFVPPMTGVGAAEAPYILYNVSGAHNLLLGSAGEALPGTVFAPEATVVALLESGLRGNAIAKRFGVFFPEDVVLTEETETVEEFQALEEEATQGEAEEQLEEVERVRNTLYNVPFAAELELCGTEAPDTGSGDGGQDGQDGQETGGGGTTPPPGEGGQDSTPSPTPVADGPKPGDTTDHKDDGGLPVTGASLVGLIAAAVTAVLGGAAALVLARRRRNA from the coding sequence ATGTCTCTCTTCCTGTCCCCGGGCCGCCGCAACGGACTCTCCCGGTCCCGCGGGGCCGCCGCCGTCAGCGCCTCGACCGCGGCCCTGCTGGCCTTCGGCTTCTGCGCGGCCCCCGCCGCCCTGGCCGCCCCCATCACCGTCAACCCCGTCTCCGGCAACCACGGCTTCCTCGTGATGACCGAAGCCGAGGCCATGCTCGCCAACGGCCGCTCCGAGGGTCCCGTCGCGGTGGGCGGAGACCTGGAGTTCATGGACTACAGCGTGGCCACGGCCACCGCCGGATCGTTCGTGGCCCCCGGCGACGACCAGCCGTCGGCCCTGGTGGTCGGCGGCACGGTCGGCACCGCGCTGTCCGGAGGCGACCTCGAGGTCCGCAACGGCGGCTACGTCAAGATCGGCGACCTCGGCGACGCCACGGTCGAGACCATCGACACGCACACGGCCATCTCCCTCACCGGTGAGGGCAGCGCGCGCATCACCCTCACCACCCAGCAGCCGCAGGAGTCGGTCCAGGGCTCCCCGATCGACTTCGCGGCGGCCTTCGCCGAGTACCGCACCCGCTCGGCCGCCCTGGCCTCCTGCGAATCCACCGTGGTACCGATCGACACCGACGGTGGGGAGCCCTTCGGCGACTTCCCCATGGCCGAGCGCACCGCCCGGATCGTCCTGGAGCAGGGCAGGCAGAACGTCTGGAACGTCTCCGCCGAGGACCTGTCCAGCCTCATGGGCATCGAGTTCGGCGACGTCACGCCCAGCGCCGACACCCCCCTGGTGATCAACGTGCTGCTCCCCGAGGGGAGCGAGGAGGACGCCTCCTTCCTGTTCGTCCCGCCCATGACCGGGGTCGGAGCGGCGGAGGCCCCCTACATCCTGTACAACGTCTCCGGCGCCCACAACCTGCTCCTCGGCAGCGCGGGGGAGGCTCTGCCGGGCACCGTGTTCGCGCCCGAGGCCACCGTTGTCGCGCTTCTGGAGAGCGGCCTGCGGGGCAACGCCATCGCCAAGCGCTTCGGGGTCTTCTTCCCCGAGGATGTGGTTCTGACCGAGGAGACGGAGACGGTCGAGGAGTTCCAGGCCCTCGAGGAAGAAGCGACTCAGGGGGAAGCGGAGGAGCAGTTGGAGGAGGTGGAGAGGGTCCGTAACACGCTGTACAACGTCCCCTTCGCCGCCGAACTGGAACTGTGCGGCACGGAGGCCCCCGACACCGGCTCCGGAGACGGCGGGCAGGACGGACAGGACGGGCAGGAGACCGGAGGCGGCGGGACCACTCCCCCGCCGGGCGAGGGAGGCCAGGACTCCACCCCCTCCCCGACCCCCGTCGCGGACGGCCCGAAACCCGGTGACACCACCGACCACAAGGACGACGGCGGCCTCCCGGTCACCGGCGCCAGCCTCGTCGGCCTGATCGCCGCCGCCGTCACCGCCGTCCTCGGAGGCGCCGCCGCCCTCGTCCTGGCCCGCCGCCGCAGGAACGCCTGA
- a CDS encoding ATP-binding protein, with protein sequence MPMSDDARGPIQATRTFPGTAENCGRARSWVRSLTLPYPDVRDSVELVASELFTNAIRHTRSGDPGGLVQMTLSTEDDPPTLLRLEITDGGLRTDLPKQVAHALLPPSDAQSGRGLFIASVLSRAWGRFPAHGNGDHLSGAALGPHSGSMTTWVEFSLHPELEMAGSR encoded by the coding sequence ATGCCCATGAGCGATGACGCCCGAGGCCCTATCCAGGCGACGCGGACCTTCCCCGGAACGGCCGAGAACTGCGGCAGGGCACGTTCCTGGGTCCGCTCCCTGACCCTTCCCTACCCAGACGTCCGCGACTCGGTGGAACTGGTCGCCAGTGAACTCTTCACCAACGCGATCAGACACACGCGGTCAGGAGATCCAGGAGGGTTGGTCCAGATGACACTCAGCACCGAGGACGACCCTCCGACGCTCCTGCGTCTGGAGATCACCGACGGGGGCCTGAGAACGGACCTCCCCAAACAGGTGGCCCACGCCCTCCTGCCGCCCAGTGACGCGCAGAGCGGCCGCGGCCTGTTCATCGCCTCTGTGCTGTCACGCGCCTGGGGACGCTTCCCCGCCCACGGCAACGGCGACCACCTGTCAGGCGCCGCCCTCGGACCGCACAGCGGTTCCATGACCACCTGGGTGGAGTTCTCCCTCCACCCGGAACTGGAGATGGCCGGAAGCCGATGA
- a CDS encoding TasA family protein, translating to MRKRTVLALGVATASAALLLSAGGTYAYFSASAVSQPGQITAGDLTVEVDEHGPGGASGLVGLGGAAPGGRWPASSTESYTLVISNTGSLPALIDSIDVVVTGGTRPNLSEALEARYSLTAEGRGPNWSRGSGWIGLDSGPVLDHLPGRPALVRPGGSSELHFQLRWPDSDPEYDNRFQGAETEFVFDVSLGQA from the coding sequence ATGAGGAAGAGGACCGTTCTGGCCCTGGGCGTCGCCACGGCCAGTGCGGCACTGCTGTTGTCCGCCGGCGGGACCTACGCCTACTTCTCCGCGAGCGCGGTCTCCCAGCCCGGCCAGATCACCGCGGGCGACCTCACGGTGGAGGTGGACGAGCACGGTCCGGGCGGGGCCAGCGGGCTGGTCGGTCTCGGCGGGGCCGCTCCGGGGGGACGCTGGCCCGCCTCCTCCACCGAGTCCTACACCCTGGTGATCAGCAACACCGGTTCGCTGCCCGCGTTGATCGACTCCATCGACGTCGTGGTCACCGGTGGCACTCGGCCGAACCTCAGTGAGGCCCTGGAGGCCAGGTACAGTCTCACCGCCGAGGGCCGCGGCCCGAACTGGTCCCGCGGCAGCGGATGGATCGGACTGGACTCGGGACCGGTGCTCGACCATCTGCCCGGGCGGCCCGCCCTGGTCCGGCCGGGCGGGTCCAGCGAACTACACTTCCAACTCCGGTGGCCCGACAGCGACCCCGAGTACGACAATCGCTTCCAGGGCGCCGAAACCGAGTTCGTGTTCGACGTCAGTCTCGGTCAGGCGTGA